From a single Paramormyrops kingsleyae isolate MSU_618 chromosome 14, PKINGS_0.4, whole genome shotgun sequence genomic region:
- the cnih1 gene encoding protein cornichon homolog 1 has product MAFTFAAFCYMLALLLTAALIFFAIWHIIAFDELKTDYKNPIDQCNTLNPLVLPEYLIHVFFCIMFLCAAEWLTLGLNMPLLAYHVWRYMSRPVMSGPGLYDPTTIMNADILAYCQKEGWCKLAFYLLSFFYYLYGMIYVLVSS; this is encoded by the exons ATGGCGTTCACATTCGCGGCCTTTTGTTATATGTTGGCGTTGCTACTTACAGCAGCTCTCATTTTCTTCGCCATTTGGCAC ATTATAGCATTTGATGAACTGAAGACAGACTACAAGAATCCAATAGATCAATGTAATACGTTGAATCCG CTGGTTCTCCCAGAGTACCTCATCCACGTCTTCTTCTGTATAATGTTCCTCTGTGCAGCTGAATGGCTCACCCTGGGGCTGAATATGCCTTTGCTGGCATACCATGTCTGGAG ATACATGAGTCGACCAGTGATGAGCGGTCCAGGGCTTTATGATCCAACCACAATAATGAATGCTGATATCCTTGCCTACTGCCAGAAAGAAGGCTGGTGCAAACTTGCTTTCTACCTGCTGTCTTTTTTCTATTATCTCTATGG GATGATCTATGTACTTGTGAGCTCCTAA